The sequence CGGCACTGAGGGCAAAACCTTGCAAAAACACAGCTAACATACTGTTACCTCTAAAAATACTCATAACGCACTGAGGGGATAGGAGAACAATTAGCAGCATAATACGGGGAGATAATCATCAGAGGAAATTGATATTTCTTATCAACTATAAGTAAAACTAATAATCGATAAATTGAAGCGAGTTGGCGGGAAGAAGAGAAGATAAACGGGCCAATAACAGCCCGTTTTGACAGGATTTACCTCGGCCCAGCTTTACGCAGACGGGGTAGATTCCGCTTTGGTGACCTGATGCAGATGCACATCCATTTGCGGGTAGGGAATACCAATGTTATGTGCATCCAGTGCACGTTTGAAGTTCTCCATCAGATCCCAATACACTTCCATTGCATCGCCATTAGTGGTCCAGACGCGGACAGTGAAGTTCAGTGAGGAGGCGGCCATCTCATTGAGGCGGACTGTGACTCCCTTGTCATGCATCACGCGCTTATCAGCAGCAATGATGTCACCCAGCACTTTCTTCACCACATCAATATCAGCATCATAGGCCACGCCAATCACCATGTCGGTGCGGCGGTTGGGTTCACGGCTGGTATTGATGATGTTGTTGGCGATGATTTTGCCATTGGGGACGACAATGATTTTGTCATCAACAGTGCGCAGAGTGGTTGAGAAAATCTGCACCTGCACCACCGTACCGGCTACACCACCCAAATCGACATACTCACCCGCTTTAAACGGGCGGAAGGCCACCAGCAACACGCCAGCGGCAAAGTTGGACAGGGAGCCTTGCAACGCCAAACCCACCGCTAAACCGGCGGCACCGATAACAGCGATCACCGAGGCCGTCTGCACCCCAAGGCGGCCTAATACCGCCACAATGGTGAAGGCCAGAATGCTGTAACGCGCCATTGCTGCCAAGAAATCCGCTACCGTGACATCAATGCCCCGTAACTTCATGACCCGACCGAGCATGCCCGAGACGACTTTGGCGATGATCGAGCCGACAGTCAGGATCAATAGCGCCGCGACCAGATTGACCGCATATTGAATCAGTAAATCTTGGTTATCCACCAACCAAGTGCTCGCGTTATTTATTCCATCAACTACGTTTAATTCTTCCATTTGAACCATCCTACAAAAAGCTCCCAGCGGGAGAGATTACGCAAAAAAATACCGCAAAATACTGACTGACAAAGCAGAAAGCTCACCTAGGGTAACTAACAATGAGGAGTGATGCCAATTTTGCCCGCCAATCTCAACCGGATAGACCAGACAATGGATTCATCATATTAATCAAAGCAGCTGTTTTTAAAAACGAAAAAAGGCCCCGAGGGGCCTTTCATTACGAGTGGAGCAGTACTGAATTACAGAACGTCTTTCGCGTTCAGCTCTTCAAATGCTTTTTCCAAACGCGCGATCATTGTTACCTGTGCAGCACGCAGCCATGCACGTGGATCGTAGAATTTCTTGTTCGGCTTGTCAGCACCTTCTGGGTTACCCAGTTGGCCTTGCAGATAGCCTTCGTTCTTTTTGTAGTAGTTCAGAATACCTTCCCACGTCGCCCATTGGGTGTCGGTGTCGATATTCATTTTCACTACGCCGTAGCTTACTGCTTCTTTGATTTCAGCAGCAGTAGAACCTGAGCCGCCATGGAACACGAAGTTCAGGCTGTTGTGCGGCAGATTGTGTTTCTTAGAAACATAATCCTGAGAATCACGCAGAATAGTCGGGGTCAGTTTCACGTTACCTGGTTTGTAAACACCGTGTACGTTACCGAAAGAGGCAGCGATGGTGAAACGTGGGCTGATTGCGTTCAGTTTTTCGTAAGCGTAATCAACGTCTTGTGGCTGAGTGTACAGAGAAGAGGCGTCCATGTGGCTATTGTCCACGCCATCTTCTTCACCACCAGTACAACCCAGTTCGATCTCCAGTGTCATACCCAGTTTCGCCATGCGAGTCAGGTACTTGCTGCAAATTTCGATGTTTTCTTCCAGGGACTCTTCTGACAGGTCAATCATGTGAGAAGAGAACAGCGGTTTGCCAGTCGCTGCGAAATGTTTCTCGCCTGCGTCCAACAAGCCGTCTAACCATGGCAGCAATTTCTTGGCGCAATGGTCAGTGTGCAGGATAACAGGAACACCATAGTGCTCAGCCATTTGATGCACGTGGTGAGCGCCAGAGATAGCCCCCAGAATAGCAGCGCCTTGGCCTTCTGCTTTCACGCCTTTACCTGCGATGAATGCTGCACCACCGTTAGAGAACTGAACGATAACCGGCGCACGCACTTTGGCTGCTGTTTCCAGCACTGCGTTGATAGAGTCGGTGCCGACACAGTTAACTGCTGGCAGAGCAAAGTTGTTCTCTTTGGCTACTGCGAACACTTTCTGAACGTCATCACCTGTGATGACACCTGGTTTTACGAAATCAAAAATTTTAGACATGTACGTTGTCCTGTTTCGTCGACTGAAGATAGCAGCTATCCGATGGGATAGGCCCTAAATGTAAATCGGTTTTCGCTTATCTCGCTGCATTAGCTAAAAGCGAAACGGGCGGCTTTCGCCCCCCGTTATCTAAATTACTGCTTAGCGCGTTCTTCCAGCATCACTACCGCTGGCAGTTTTTTCCCTTCAACGAACTCAAGGAATGCACCGCCGCCAGTAGAGATGTAGGAGATTTGGTCAGCAATGCCGAACAGATCGATTGCTGCCAGTGTGTCACCGCCGCCTGCGATAGAGAATGCTTCGCTTTCTGCGATAGCACGAGCGACGATCTCGGTCCCTTTACGGAAGTTAGGGAATTCAAACACACCAACGGGGCCATTCCACAGAATGGTTTTGGCGTTTTTCAGGATCTCGGCCAGACGTTCCGCAGAGACGTCGCCCAAGTCCAGAATCTGCTCATCATCTTTAATCTGATCAGCAGGTTTCAGTGTTGCAGCGGCTGTTTCAGAGAACTCGGTAGCCACACGAACATCTGTTGGAACTGGGATGTCGCAAGTTTCCAGCAGGCGTTTGGCTTCTGGAATCAGGTCTGCTTCGTACAGTGATTTACCGACATTGTGGCCTTGAGCGGCAACGAAGGTGTTCGCAATACCCCCACCCACAATCAGCTGGTCAGCAATTTTAGACAGCGCACCCAACACAGTCAGTTTGGTTGACACTTTAGAACCACCGACGATAGCCACCATTGGGCGTGCTGGGTTACCCAGTGCTTTACCCAGTGCTTCCAGCTCGGCTGACAACAGCGGGCCGGCACAGGCGATAGGGGCAAATTTACCCACGCCGTGAGTCGATGCCTGAGCACGGTGAGCAGTACCAAATGCATCCATTACATACACATCACACAGTGCGGCATATTTTTTGGATAATGTTTCGTCGTCTTTCTTCTCGCCTTTGTTAAAGCGAACGTTTTCCAGAACAACCAACTCGCCAGCTGCAATTTCAACGCCGTCCAGATAGTCTTTCGCCAGACGTACCGGAGCAGACAATTTGTCTTTCAGGTAGTTAACGACTGGCAGCAAGGAGAACTCTTCGTTGTACTCGCCTTCGGTCGGGCGACCCAGATGAGAGGTAACCATTACTTTAGCGCCTTGCTTCAGTGCTGCTTCAATGGTCGGCAGAGATGCACGGATACGCGCATCAGAAGTCACTTTGCCATCTTTTACCGGAACATTGAGGTCCGCACGGATCAGCACGCGTTTGCCAGCCAGATCCAGATCGGTCATCTTAATTACAGACATGGTGAATCCTCTTGTTGATTCTCTTTAAAGTTGCATAAGCTGCACATCAACGCCGATATAACCGCAGTTAACCACGGAAAAACAAGGCGTTGGCATACCATACTAGAAACCACTTCGGGCCATCGCCAATGTCGTATCCAACATTCTATTGGCGAAACCCCATTCGTTATCGCACCATACCAACGTTTTAATTAGGTGCTGCCCACTGACCCGCGTCTGAGTGCAATCGACAATCGCGCTGTGCGGATCATGGTTAAAATCGGTCGACACCAAGGGTAATTCCGTATAGTCAACTATACCACGAAATGAACCTCTTGCTGCCTTTTGCAAAAGCTGGTTAACCTCAGCCACGCCAACCGGGCTTGTCACGCTAACGCTTAAATCGATAGCCGTCACATTGATGGTTGGCACCCGCACCGAGATAGCTTCAAACCTGTCGCAAAACTTCGGAAAAATGCGGGTAATCCCTGCGGCCAGTTTGGTATCAACCGGGATAATGGACTGGCTTGCCGCTCGGGTACGACGTAAATCCTGATGATAAGCATCAATCACGGGCTGGTCATTCATTGATGAATGAATGGTGGTCACAGTGCCGGATTCAATCCCAAAAGCATCATCCAACAGCTGAATAATAGGAATAATGCAGTTCGTGGTACAAGAGGCGTTGGAAACAATCCGGTGCTCTGCCCGTAAATCTTGATGGTTAACACCATAGACCACGGTCGCATCCAGATCATGACCTCCGGGATGGGCAAACAGCACCTTTTTGGCACCAGAGGCTAAATGAGCCTCGCCATCAGCACGACTGCCATACACGCCGCTACAATCCAGAACCACATCAATTCCTAACTCACCCCAGGGTAACTGCCCGATCTCTGGCTGATGCAGCAGCCGGATAATATCGTCCCCGACGTATAAATTGTCACGTTCCTGACGAACATCCCAAGCAAATCGGCCATGGCTGGAGTCATACTTCAACAGATGGGCCATCCCTTCCGCATTCGCCAACTCATTAATCGCCACCACTGAAATCTCTGCCCGACGACCTGATTCATACAATGCGCGTAAAACGCTACGGCCAATACGGCCAAAGCCATTTATCGCTATGCGGATTGTCATGTTACTCCCTGTTGCTGGTTATTATCATGCAACCCTATAGCCTACTGCACTGCACCCTAAGATGTTAATCGTCTAATCACAATTCAGCCAGAATAGGTCCAGCTTTTTCTTCAGCAAATTGAGCTGAAATAGAAAACGAATCATGACTGAAACGCTTCAGCCAGAATAAACCAAACTAAGCATAAAAGGAATATCTGCCTGATAAAGGGCACAATTCATCCATCAATTGGCGAAAAAAAAGACCGCCGAAGCGGTCTTTTAACAGGTGCATTACCGGGACTCTCATCACCGTTTACACCCGATTATAGCCTTGATAACGTCGCTGCTTATTTCAACAACGCCTGAGCTTGCGCCACCACGTTTTCTACGGTGAAACCAAACTCTTTGAACAGCAAGTCAGCGGGAGCAGATTCACCGAAGGAGTGCATCCCCACCACTGCGCCATTCAGGCCAACATATTTGTACCAGTAATCAGCAATGCCCGCTTCGACTGCAACGCGTGCGCTGACAGCTGATGGCAATACAGATTCACGGTAAGCCGCGTCTTGTTTGTCGAATGCATCAGTTGATGGCATAGAGACAACACGCACTTTACGGCCAGCGGCGGTCAATTGATCCGCAGCAGCAACCGCCAGTTCAACTTCAGAACCCGTCGCGATAAAGATCAATTCAGGTTGGCCAGCGCAATCTTTCAGCACATACGCGCCTTTAGAGATGTTGGCTAACTGCTCAGCAGTACGTGGCTGTTGTGCCAGATTCTGGCGAGAGAAGATCAGTGCGCTTGGGCCATCTTTACGCTCAAGTGCATATTGCCATGCCACCGCAGATTCAACCTGATCACAAGGACGCCAAGTGCTCATGTTCGGTGTGACGCGCAGGCTTGCCATCTGCTCAACGGGCTGATGGGTTGGGCCATCTTCGCCCAGACCAATTGAGTCATGGGTGTAGACGAACACACTACGGATTTTCATCAGTGCCGCCATGCGCACTGCGTTACGGGCATACTCCACAAACATCAGGAAGGTCGCGCCGTAAGGGATGAAGCCACCGTGCAGCGCGATACCGTTCATGATGGCAGACATACCAAATTCACGGACACCGTAGTGAATGTAGTTACCGGCCAGATCGTCGCTCAGCGATTTAGAGCCAGACCAGATAGTCAGGTTACTCGGTGCCAAGTCGGCAGAACCGCCGAGGAATTCAGGTAACACTTTACCGAAAGCTTCCAGTGCATTTTGCGAGGCTTTGCGGCTCGCAATGTTAGCCGGATTGGCTTGCAGTTGTTCGATGAATTTCTTCGATTCAGTCGCCCAGTTAGCTGGCAGCTCACCGCTGACGCGGCGTTTGAATTCCGCAGCCAGTTCTGGATAAGCTTTAGCATAAGCAGCGAACTTCTCGTTCCAAGCGGCTTCTTTCGCTTTACCCGCTTCTTTAGCATCCCACGCAGCATAGATATCTTGCGGGATTTCGAATGGAGGGTATTTCCAGCCCAGTGCAACACGGGTCGCAGCGACTTCGTCGGCACCTAATGGTGCGCCGTGTGAGTCATGAGTACCCGCTTTCTTCGGTGAGCCAAAACCGATAATGGTTTTGCACATCAACAATGCAGGTTTGTCGGTAACTTTGTGAGCTTCTTCAATGGCGGCTTTGATGGCATCCGCGTTATGACCATCAACACCACGAACGACGTGCCAGCCGTAAGCTTCGAAACGGGCCGCTGTGTCATCGGTGAACCAGCCTTCAACATGACCATCGATAGAGATACCGTTGTCATCGTAGAACGCAGTCAGTTTGCCCAGCTTCATGGTGCCAGCCAGAGAACAGACTTCGTGAGAGATGCCTTCCATCATGCAACCGTCGCCCATAAAAGCATAGGTGTGGTGATCGACAACATCATGGCCAGGGCGGTTAAACTGCGCGCCCAGTGTGCGTTCGGCAATCGCAAAACCAACGGCATTAGCAATGCCCTGACCCAGCGGGCCAGTGGTGGTTTCTACGCCTGCGGTATAGCCATATTCTGGGTGACCTGGCGTTTTAGAGTGCAATTGGCGGAAGTTTTTCAACTCTTCCATCGGCAGATCATAGCCAGTGAGATGCAGCAGACTATAGA comes from Yersinia mollaretii ATCC 43969 and encodes:
- the fbaA gene encoding class II fructose-bisphosphate aldolase, producing the protein MSKIFDFVKPGVITGDDVQKVFAVAKENNFALPAVNCVGTDSINAVLETAAKVRAPVIVQFSNGGAAFIAGKGVKAEGQGAAILGAISGAHHVHQMAEHYGVPVILHTDHCAKKLLPWLDGLLDAGEKHFAATGKPLFSSHMIDLSEESLEENIEICSKYLTRMAKLGMTLEIELGCTGGEEDGVDNSHMDASSLYTQPQDVDYAYEKLNAISPRFTIAASFGNVHGVYKPGNVKLTPTILRDSQDYVSKKHNLPHNSLNFVFHGGSGSTAAEIKEAVSYGVVKMNIDTDTQWATWEGILNYYKKNEGYLQGQLGNPEGADKPNKKFYDPRAWLRAAQVTMIARLEKAFEELNAKDVL
- the mscS gene encoding small-conductance mechanosensitive channel MscS; translation: MEELNVVDGINNASTWLVDNQDLLIQYAVNLVAALLILTVGSIIAKVVSGMLGRVMKLRGIDVTVADFLAAMARYSILAFTIVAVLGRLGVQTASVIAVIGAAGLAVGLALQGSLSNFAAGVLLVAFRPFKAGEYVDLGGVAGTVVQVQIFSTTLRTVDDKIIVVPNGKIIANNIINTSREPNRRTDMVIGVAYDADIDVVKKVLGDIIAADKRVMHDKGVTVRLNEMAASSLNFTVRVWTTNGDAMEVYWDLMENFKRALDAHNIGIPYPQMDVHLHQVTKAESTPSA
- the tkt gene encoding transketolase; the protein is MSSRKELANAIRALSMDAVQKANSGHPGAPMGMADIAEVLWRDYLNHNPTNPHWADRDRFVLSNGHGSMLIYSLLHLTGYDLPMEELKNFRQLHSKTPGHPEYGYTAGVETTTGPLGQGIANAVGFAIAERTLGAQFNRPGHDVVDHHTYAFMGDGCMMEGISHEVCSLAGTMKLGKLTAFYDDNGISIDGHVEGWFTDDTAARFEAYGWHVVRGVDGHNADAIKAAIEEAHKVTDKPALLMCKTIIGFGSPKKAGTHDSHGAPLGADEVAATRVALGWKYPPFEIPQDIYAAWDAKEAGKAKEAAWNEKFAAYAKAYPELAAEFKRRVSGELPANWATESKKFIEQLQANPANIASRKASQNALEAFGKVLPEFLGGSADLAPSNLTIWSGSKSLSDDLAGNYIHYGVREFGMSAIMNGIALHGGFIPYGATFLMFVEYARNAVRMAALMKIRSVFVYTHDSIGLGEDGPTHQPVEQMASLRVTPNMSTWRPCDQVESAVAWQYALERKDGPSALIFSRQNLAQQPRTAEQLANISKGAYVLKDCAGQPELIFIATGSEVELAVAAADQLTAAGRKVRVVSMPSTDAFDKQDAAYRESVLPSAVSARVAVEAGIADYWYKYVGLNGAVVGMHSFGESAPADLLFKEFGFTVENVVAQAQALLK
- the pgk gene encoding phosphoglycerate kinase, with product MSVIKMTDLDLAGKRVLIRADLNVPVKDGKVTSDARIRASLPTIEAALKQGAKVMVTSHLGRPTEGEYNEEFSLLPVVNYLKDKLSAPVRLAKDYLDGVEIAAGELVVLENVRFNKGEKKDDETLSKKYAALCDVYVMDAFGTAHRAQASTHGVGKFAPIACAGPLLSAELEALGKALGNPARPMVAIVGGSKVSTKLTVLGALSKIADQLIVGGGIANTFVAAQGHNVGKSLYEADLIPEAKRLLETCDIPVPTDVRVATEFSETAAATLKPADQIKDDEQILDLGDVSAERLAEILKNAKTILWNGPVGVFEFPNFRKGTEIVARAIAESEAFSIAGGGDTLAAIDLFGIADQISYISTGGGAFLEFVEGKKLPAVVMLEERAKQ
- the epd gene encoding erythrose-4-phosphate dehydrogenase: MTIRIAINGFGRIGRSVLRALYESGRRAEISVVAINELANAEGMAHLLKYDSSHGRFAWDVRQERDNLYVGDDIIRLLHQPEIGQLPWGELGIDVVLDCSGVYGSRADGEAHLASGAKKVLFAHPGGHDLDATVVYGVNHQDLRAEHRIVSNASCTTNCIIPIIQLLDDAFGIESGTVTTIHSSMNDQPVIDAYHQDLRRTRAASQSIIPVDTKLAAGITRIFPKFCDRFEAISVRVPTINVTAIDLSVSVTSPVGVAEVNQLLQKAARGSFRGIVDYTELPLVSTDFNHDPHSAIVDCTQTRVSGQHLIKTLVWCDNEWGFANRMLDTTLAMARSGF